From the genome of Nitrospira sp.:
CCGGACAGCTGCCGCGCCCTGTGGCGTCTCGAAGCGAAGGGCTTTCTTTTCATCCCACCCGCACCAGCGGTGCCGTACGTGGATGGTCAGTCCATCCTGACGCAAGCGCCGCAACCAGGCGCGCAACAGCGGGGCAGCCTTCATATCCGTGGGAAATACGCGGCCGGATGAGCCGACGTAGGTCTCGATCCCGAGCCCACGTGCCCAGGACCGGAGCGCATCAGAACCAAACCCGGCCAACCAGGGCGCGATGTGTGCCCGGCGCTCGCCGTATCTGCTGAGAAACAGATCGGACGGATCGGAGTGCGTCAGATTCAGCCCGCCCTTCCCGGCGAGGAGAAATTTCCGGCCGACGGAGGGCATGGAGTCGTAGAGTGCGACCTGCGCGCCCCCGCTCAGCGCCACTTCTGCGGCCATCAGCCCGGCCGGTCCGCCTCCAATAATGGCAATATTCACTCGCTACCTCTTCATCGTCACAATCAAAAACCACACCGGCCTCATACGTCCGAAGTCGGTCCGAAGGGAAGCCTTCAATGTCGGGCTGGAATCTACCACGTACAACCGGTCGTTCTCTCGCACGAATACGACCCAATGCCAGAATGGTCGACCCTGCTCAATATGCCACTTGATGGCCAACAACGCGCAATCCGGCAACCCGGCCCATGAGCGAAACGGCGTAGGCTCCCGTGCGACACGCAGGTCGAATTTCGCCAGCAGACGCCGCACATATTCTGTCTCGCACCAGAGTTTTCGATCTGAGGCGGAGATGCCCAAGGACGCCGCCACGGCCTTCGCACGCGCATAGGACACACCGGCCAGCGCGGCCGCTGCCGCGATGCCACACCCGGTTGGCTCTTCCTGAATCACAGGCCGGATCACAGAGACAGTTTCATTTTCCGTCCGCCGGAGATGCTGAATCCCTGCCGCTCATAAAACGCCAGGGTCCGGTCAAACTGCGGCAAGGGCGGCGTGGTGACTTCCAGTCTGGCCCAGCCTTTCGAGCAGGCCATGCGCTTGGCCGCCGTCATCAACTCCTGCCCCACACCTTGCGACCGCCGGTCCGGACGCACATACAATTCCGGAATGATCCCGAAACGCCCTTCCGCATACAGGGCGCGACATTCGGCGAGGGTCAGCAATCCCGCGACACATTCGCTATCCCGCGCCAACAGCACGGTATAACTTCCATCCCTCATCCAGGCCAGCGTCCGGGCTTCTGTCTCAGCCAACGAGAACGCAAATGCCAGCGTCTTGATGTTGGCCATAATTTCCTGCAGCAAGTCACCGACCAACCTCAAGATGGCCGGCGCATCAGATGGCTGGGCGGTTGTGATTTGAATCGGCATGGCGCGAAACTACCGAGAGTAGGTTCACGCGTCAAGCAGGGATTCTTCATCCGGAAGCAGACGATGCGCTTCAGACATCTTGCTCTCCGAGCCACGTCAATTGACAGATCGCCGTACCGACCCTATAGTTGAATCCATGCTCTGCTGGAGAACAATGGCGCGACCCACCGGCGTCCTCGTATGGCTGACTCTGCTCGTCTCGCTGGTGATTACCGGAAATTTGGTCATGGACCTTGCGTTTGAGGAGCCGGATCTCGGCACATCGGTCGATGGCGCACCCATTCCAGAAGAGCCTGATAATCCCGCCGAAAACATCCTGATGGCTTCGCAGAAAGCCGACAGCGCGGCGGGTATGGCATGGTCAGCCTGGGCGTGGATGGGCTTCGCCGCTATTCTTATTTCCGCCTGCCTGCCGACCATTTCAAGTGCCTCAGCGGCCTCCACTCACGAGCGTCCCCCGCGCAGCAGCCCTGTTCCACTGCTTCTTCCCCTTCGAATCTAAATTACATCCAGTCTCCACTGACGGTTCCGTCGTTCATCACGGTGGAACCATGCGTTCATTCATGGAGGTCTGCGATGCCTGTTCTTCATGTCGGTCGTCGTGCCCGAGTCTTGTTCCTTCCGGTCATGCTCCTCTACGCAATGATTATCATTCTATATGCTGCACCTGCACATCCCGCTCATCCGGAGGAAGAATCCATTGGGATTGACACGTTAGCAATCAGCGGCCTGCTGCATACCAAAGAAGACACGATCCGAAGATTGCTTCCGCGTCCGATCCCCTCACAATTTACCCGCGCAGAGGTCGAGGAGTTCGAAAGACGCATCCGAAACCTCAGCCTTTTCGATCGGGTGACGGTGTCGACACACGACGGCACCATGGCGGTGGACGTACGGGAGAAGTTCACACTCTCTCCCGTCTTGAGCTTCACAAGCGGCACAAGCATCAAGGACCTGAACGCCACCGCCGGTCTCGTGGAATACAATCTGGGCGGGACCGGCACGCAGCTCGGAGGGCAGTTCAACTACAGCCAGCGAGGACCGAATGTGGATGTCTGGATCTCAGAACATGCGTACCGACCGGACCGCTGGGCGAAAGAGGTGAAAGGGTCCTATGCGAGTAACGGCATTCGCTTTGCCGATTCAACCGCCGCCTGGACGCGCAATCGCATCGGCGGTGAGTTTGAGCTCAAAGGACCTTTCGGCTACGGATCTCCCTTGCGGTATGAGGTGGTCGCCAAAATCTACCGGGAACTCGTTCAGGACCGGACAGGAACGGGGCCGCGGCCACCGGATGGTTACTATGTGGGCCTCATTCCTGAAGTGACCTGGGACCGATACCATTGGCACGATCTCCTGCCCTCCGGGTATCGCATCGCGCTGGAACTTCGACCTGGGTACTTCTTCGGAGCAGACCAGCCCCGTCACGAGGTACGGCTTCGCTACCTTCAAGGAGTCCCCCTGACCCCCATG
Proteins encoded in this window:
- a CDS encoding GNAT family N-acetyltransferase codes for the protein MPIQITTAQPSDAPAILRLVGDLLQEIMANIKTLAFAFSLAETEARTLAWMRDGSYTVLLARDSECVAGLLTLAECRALYAEGRFGIIPELYVRPDRRSQGVGQELMTAAKRMACSKGWARLEVTTPPLPQFDRTLAFYERQGFSISGGRKMKLSL